A stretch of the Bordetella genomosp. 8 genome encodes the following:
- the gspM gene encoding type II secretion system protein GspM has protein sequence MTARMRKLQRPVLPPALVARSLAARQHTAAYWTRLSARERRLVRALACVIVAALLFLLALRPALRDIAQWQDELPLLRTQAAAIDALVQEAQALKREQGRRIAANDMEDALRASLARGGLGTTPQVGKLEDGKRWRIAVEGVAAAVLFDWLAHAPAQLHLRVTQVQLLRPRDSLGRPVPAQVSGTLLLRDGDVPAKEARP, from the coding sequence ATGACGGCCCGCATGCGCAAGCTGCAACGGCCCGTCTTGCCGCCCGCGCTGGTGGCACGCTCGCTCGCCGCGCGGCAGCATACGGCGGCGTACTGGACGCGACTCAGCGCCCGTGAACGCCGGCTGGTGCGGGCCCTGGCCTGCGTCATCGTCGCGGCGCTGCTGTTTCTGCTGGCGCTGCGGCCCGCCTTGCGCGACATCGCGCAGTGGCAGGACGAACTGCCGTTGCTGCGCACCCAGGCCGCCGCCATCGACGCGCTGGTGCAGGAAGCCCAGGCCCTGAAGCGCGAGCAGGGCAGGCGCATTGCCGCGAACGACATGGAAGACGCGCTGCGCGCCAGCCTGGCGCGCGGCGGACTGGGCACGACGCCCCAGGTCGGCAAGCTGGAAGACGGCAAGCGCTGGCGCATCGCTGTCGAAGGCGTGGCGGCGGCCGTGCTGTTCGACTGGCTGGCGCATGCCCCGGCGCAGCTGCATCTGCGCGTCACGCAGGTCCAACTGCTGCGGCCGCGCGATTCGCTCGGCCGCCCGGTGCCCGCCCAGGTGTCCGGCACGCTGCTGCTACGCGATGGCGACGTGCCCGCGAAAGAGGCCCGGCCATGA
- the gspN gene encoding type II secretion system protein N — translation MKARRWLLPAGAACVALAAALAVLPARWLLRAFPADGPISVVDASGSVWNGQAQVAVGPPGMRRTLPQSFSWRWHWASGVGPAAQLSHPWLATPVEMAPGLRGIRLGQGRLNLPADVLTAIGAPLNTLEPGGQLALAWPAMDLGALPPGTSPLQLTWTQASSTLVRVQPLGDYQASLSADAQGHLDLRIRTLRGALHVDGQGRDQAGRWRFDGLASPAPDTDTATREALQPLLSALGNYRNGVSQLRFP, via the coding sequence ATGAAGGCCCGTCGCTGGCTGCTGCCCGCCGGCGCGGCATGCGTGGCGCTCGCCGCCGCGCTGGCCGTCCTGCCCGCGCGCTGGCTGCTGCGCGCCTTCCCGGCGGACGGCCCCATCAGCGTCGTCGATGCCTCGGGCAGTGTATGGAACGGCCAGGCACAGGTCGCGGTCGGCCCGCCTGGCATGCGCCGCACCCTGCCCCAGTCCTTCAGCTGGCGCTGGCACTGGGCCTCCGGCGTCGGCCCCGCCGCGCAGCTCAGCCATCCATGGCTGGCGACACCCGTCGAAATGGCGCCGGGGCTACGCGGCATCCGCCTGGGCCAGGGCCGTCTGAACCTGCCCGCCGACGTGCTGACGGCCATCGGCGCGCCGCTGAACACGCTGGAGCCCGGCGGGCAGCTGGCGCTGGCCTGGCCCGCGATGGACCTGGGTGCCCTGCCGCCAGGCACGTCGCCGCTGCAACTGACCTGGACGCAGGCGTCGTCGACCCTGGTGCGCGTACAGCCGCTGGGCGACTACCAGGCATCGCTGTCCGCCGATGCCCAGGGCCATCTCGACCTGCGTATACGCACCCTGCGCGGCGCCCTGCACGTCGACGGCCAAGGCCGCGACCAGGCGGGCCGCTGGCGCTTCGATGGCCTGGCCAGTCCCGCGCCCGACACCGATACCGCCACGCGCGAGGCGCTGCAGCCGCTGTTGAGCGCGCTGGGCAACTACCGCAATGGCGTTTCACAACTGCGATTTCCCTGA